The Acidimicrobiia bacterium genome has a segment encoding these proteins:
- a CDS encoding CoA-acylating methylmalonate-semialdehyde dehydrogenase yields the protein MEHIHHLIGGEQTPSSSGRTGPVFNPATGLQTAQVDLASIEEVDAAVASAAAAFPGWRATSVAGRVKLMFKFRELVERNADELARTISAEHGKTEADAGGEVARGLENIEYACGIAETLAGRFTEQASTGIDVYDIRQPLGVCAGITPFNFPAMVPLWMLPNAVAAGNTFILKPSEKDPSASQMIVELFHEAGFPPGVLNLVHGDKVAVDRLLTHPDIKAVSFVGSTPVARHVHETANANGKRVQALAGAKNHMVVLPDADVNLAADAAVSAAFGSAGERCMAISVVAAVGDIADPLVDAIRARTEALKIGPGNDPTSEMGPLITREHRDRVAGYVGAGESEGAEIVVDGRRNEFEGDGFFLGATVLDRVTPSMSVYRDEIFGPVLVIVRVDSYRQAVDLIADNKWGNGAAIFTRDGGAARQFQFDVDAGMVGINVPIPVPVANFSFGGWGDSLFGDTHMYGPDGLRFFTKGKVVTSRWPDPATSTVDLGFPTN from the coding sequence ATGGAACACATTCATCACCTAATCGGGGGCGAACAAACGCCTAGCAGCTCCGGTCGAACCGGACCGGTGTTCAATCCCGCCACGGGTCTGCAGACGGCTCAGGTGGACCTCGCGTCGATCGAAGAGGTAGATGCAGCCGTCGCTTCAGCGGCGGCAGCCTTCCCCGGCTGGCGAGCAACTTCGGTAGCAGGCCGGGTCAAGCTGATGTTCAAGTTCCGCGAGCTGGTCGAGCGGAACGCGGACGAACTGGCCAGGACGATCTCGGCCGAGCATGGCAAAACCGAAGCCGACGCCGGCGGTGAGGTCGCCCGCGGGCTCGAGAACATCGAATACGCCTGCGGGATCGCCGAAACGCTGGCCGGACGGTTCACAGAACAGGCCTCGACCGGCATCGACGTCTACGACATCCGTCAACCCCTCGGTGTTTGCGCGGGCATCACGCCGTTCAACTTCCCGGCCATGGTCCCGTTGTGGATGCTTCCCAACGCCGTCGCCGCCGGGAATACCTTCATCTTGAAGCCCTCTGAGAAAGATCCGTCTGCTTCCCAGATGATCGTTGAGTTGTTCCACGAGGCCGGTTTCCCGCCCGGGGTCCTCAATCTGGTTCACGGCGACAAGGTGGCAGTCGACCGCCTTCTTACCCACCCCGACATCAAGGCCGTCAGCTTCGTGGGATCTACCCCGGTTGCCCGCCATGTGCACGAAACGGCCAATGCCAACGGCAAGCGGGTCCAGGCGCTGGCCGGCGCGAAGAACCATATGGTCGTTCTACCGGACGCCGACGTAAACCTGGCGGCGGATGCGGCCGTCAGCGCCGCCTTCGGTTCCGCAGGCGAACGTTGCATGGCCATCTCGGTCGTGGCCGCCGTCGGGGATATCGCCGATCCGCTGGTTGACGCAATCCGCGCTCGAACCGAGGCGCTGAAGATCGGCCCCGGCAACGACCCGACTTCTGAAATGGGACCGCTCATCACCCGCGAACACCGGGATCGGGTCGCCGGCTATGTCGGAGCGGGGGAATCGGAAGGAGCAGAGATCGTCGTCGACGGTCGCCGGAACGAATTCGAAGGTGACGGCTTCTTCCTGGGTGCGACGGTGCTCGACCGGGTTACTCCCAGCATGAGCGTCTATCGCGATGAGATCTTCGGACCGGTTCTGGTGATCGTGCGCGTTGACTCCTACCGGCAAGCCGTAGACCTGATCGCCGACAACAAGTGGGGAAACGGTGCCGCCATCTTCACGCGTGACGGTGGAGCCGCCAGGCAGTTCCAGTTCGACGTCGACGCCGGCATGGTGGGAATCAATGTGCCAATTCCCGTTCCCGTTGCCAACTTCTCGTTTGGCGGTTGGGGTGATTCCCTGTTCGGAGACACCCACATGTACGGTCCCGACGGCCTCCGGTTCTTCACCAAGGGCAAGGTGGTAACCAGCAGGTGGCCGGATCCGGCTACGAGTACCGTCGACCTGGGGTTCCCGACGAACTAG
- a CDS encoding aspartate aminotransferase family protein, with amino-acid sequence MPTSNQDLHQRYRNALPSWLALYYEEPISIERGEGRHVWDVEGNRYLDFFAGILTTMTGYSVPEIVQAVQEQAAKVFHTTTLYTSEPMIELAEQIAELSGIPDAKVFFTNSGSEANDAALMLATGYRKSNQVLALRNSYHGRSFTNVAITSHRSWSPTSLTGLNVNFVQGGYRLRSPFGHLDDDAYTEACVDDLEQVIDMMTSGDVACLIMEPIQGVGGFATPPDGFFGPMKKVLDQYGILLISDEVQTGWGRTGEHFWGYQAHDVIPDILTFAKGVGNGMAMGGVVARAEIMDSLGANSISTFGGNPMSSAGALANLRYILDHDLQGNSLRMGRRLRNHLQPVVDATPWIAELRGKGLMLAIETVHPDSNQPDGGAAGKLMELTKRDGLLIGKGGLYGNVLRIAPPLTVTEEEIDEAADILIRTIGEISGS; translated from the coding sequence CGCTACCTCGACTTCTTTGCCGGAATCCTCACCACCATGACCGGCTACTCGGTCCCCGAGATCGTTCAGGCCGTCCAGGAACAGGCCGCCAAGGTCTTCCACACCACGACTCTGTACACATCCGAACCGATGATCGAACTCGCCGAGCAGATCGCCGAACTGTCGGGAATTCCGGATGCAAAGGTGTTCTTCACTAACTCCGGCAGCGAGGCGAACGATGCGGCACTGATGCTCGCTACCGGCTATCGGAAGTCGAACCAGGTGCTGGCACTTCGCAACAGCTACCACGGACGCTCTTTCACCAACGTTGCGATCACCTCACATCGCTCCTGGTCGCCGACCAGCCTGACCGGCCTCAACGTCAACTTCGTCCAGGGCGGCTACCGGCTCCGCAGCCCGTTCGGGCACCTCGACGACGACGCTTACACCGAGGCGTGCGTTGACGACCTCGAGCAGGTGATCGACATGATGACTTCGGGCGACGTTGCCTGTTTGATAATGGAACCGATCCAGGGCGTCGGTGGATTCGCCACTCCGCCGGACGGCTTCTTTGGCCCGATGAAGAAGGTTCTCGACCAGTACGGCATCCTGCTCATCTCAGATGAGGTGCAGACTGGTTGGGGTCGGACCGGCGAGCACTTCTGGGGATACCAGGCCCACGACGTGATACCCGACATCCTGACATTCGCCAAAGGTGTCGGCAACGGCATGGCGATGGGCGGAGTGGTAGCCAGAGCGGAAATCATGGACAGCCTGGGCGCCAACTCGATCTCCACTTTCGGGGGCAACCCCATGTCCTCGGCAGGCGCACTCGCCAATCTCCGGTACATTCTGGATCACGACCTTCAGGGCAACTCCCTGCGGATGGGACGGCGATTGCGAAACCACCTCCAGCCGGTTGTCGATGCCACACCCTGGATCGCCGAGCTACGCGGGAAGGGCCTCATGCTGGCCATCGAGACCGTTCATCCCGACAGCAACCAGCCTGATGGAGGTGCGGCCGGGAAGCTCATGGAGCTCACCAAGCGAGACGGGCTGTTGATAGGCAAGGGTGGTCTGTACGGCAACGTGCTGCGCATCGCTCCCCCGCTCACAGTCACCGAAGAAGAGATAGATGAAGCTGCCGACATCCTCATCCGTACCATCGGTGAGATTTCTGGGTCGTAG